The window AACCTGCTGGCGTGCGCCCCGCTCTCGCTGCGGGCCATCAAGCAGATCGTCCGCCGCACCGCCCACATGACCGCCGCCGACGCCCGCATGGCCAACCTCCCGGCGCTCATCGAGGTGCTGAACTCAGAGGACGGCGACGAAGGAGTCCGGGCATTCACCGAGAAACGCACCCCCCGCTGGCAAGGACGCTGAACCGCGACCCCTGCCCGGCGGCCTATCAGGGGATAACCAGCAGCGCCTCCGCCTCACGCGGTTGTGGCCAGGCGACGCTCACGCAGCGCCGCGAACTGGATCGCCGCGCGAACGTGCTCCTCGGTCAACTCGGGGAAGTCGTCAACGATCTCAGCGGGCGTCATCCCCGACGCGAGGTAA of the bacterium genome contains:
- a CDS encoding DUF433 domain-containing protein: MDLCATIETRPGVRSGKPCFAGTRIAVYDVLDYLASGMTPAEIVDDFPELTEEHVRAAIQFAALRERRLATTA